Proteins from one Bacteroides zhangwenhongii genomic window:
- a CDS encoding FecR family protein, with protein MKNYIRQVIELFSQNDYPVSVQKQFRHWLADEEHKEEKMEALTSLWEEARQQRVPQGMQQSIRRMQQNIGMRPVSSQKRYILRIWQVASVLLLAVSSVSIYLLLEKDDFSSDLIECHIPTAEIHELTLPDGTSVMLNSKSTLFYPESFNGKTRSVYLIGEGYFKVRPDKEHPFIVKGADFQVTALGTEFNVNTYSENDEVYTTLVSGSVKVEYDNLVSSVILKPNQQLSYNKLTKKSRLQQSQVDDVIAWQRGELVFSDAHLEDIFTRLEHKYPYTFVYSFHSLNNNTYSFRFPKNVTLEEIMLIISQVVGDIHYVIKDNKCYITN; from the coding sequence ATGAAGAATTATATTCGACAAGTGATAGAACTTTTTAGTCAGAATGACTATCCGGTTTCCGTCCAAAAGCAATTCCGGCATTGGTTGGCTGATGAAGAACATAAGGAAGAAAAAATGGAAGCGCTCACTTCTCTTTGGGAAGAAGCCAGACAGCAGCGAGTTCCTCAGGGAATGCAGCAGTCTATACGCCGTATGCAACAAAATATAGGTATGCGTCCTGTCTCTTCGCAAAAGAGGTATATATTACGTATTTGGCAGGTAGCGTCGGTATTGTTGCTGGCTGTATCGTCGGTTTCTATCTATTTATTATTGGAAAAAGACGATTTCTCCAGTGATTTGATAGAATGTCATATACCAACTGCAGAAATACATGAACTGACATTACCGGATGGTACTTCCGTTATGTTGAATTCAAAAAGTACTTTGTTTTATCCGGAAAGTTTTAATGGCAAAACCAGAAGTGTATATCTGATAGGTGAGGGCTATTTTAAGGTAAGGCCGGATAAGGAACATCCCTTTATTGTGAAAGGAGCTGATTTTCAGGTTACAGCTTTGGGGACTGAGTTTAATGTAAATACTTATTCGGAGAATGACGAAGTGTACACTACTTTAGTTTCGGGCAGTGTAAAAGTGGAGTATGATAATTTAGTCTCAAGTGTTATATTGAAGCCTAATCAGCAGTTATCTTATAACAAACTTACTAAGAAAAGTCGTTTGCAACAATCACAAGTTGATGATGTAATAGCTTGGCAACGTGGAGAGCTTGTATTTAGTGATGCACATTTGGAAGATATATTCACGAGACTAGAACATAAGTATCCATATACTTTTGTATATAGTTTCCATAGTTTGAATAATAATACTTATAGTTTCCGTTTCCCGAAGAATGTGACGTTGGAAGAAATTATGCTAATTATTTCACAAGTAGTTGGAGATATCCACTATGTGATTAAAGACAATAAATGCTATATAACTAATTGA
- a CDS encoding RNA polymerase sigma-70 factor produces the protein MENDKRQMEKDFQSFFTVNFPKVKNFARKLLKSDEDAEDVAQDVFCKLWQQPEMWQHPNDKLDGYIFVTTRNIILNMFKHQRIEQEYQASFAENAILCEIIEDDQALKDIYYKELLMILRLALTKMPERRRMIFEASRFQGLSNKDIAEKLGVSIRTVEHQIYLALIDLKKILLFLVFFSSLLSSIMILVVFKV, from the coding sequence ATGGAGAATGATAAAAGACAAATGGAGAAGGACTTTCAATCTTTCTTCACTGTTAACTTTCCTAAAGTGAAGAACTTTGCTCGAAAGTTACTGAAATCGGACGAAGATGCAGAAGACGTTGCTCAAGATGTTTTTTGTAAACTGTGGCAACAACCGGAAATGTGGCAACATCCTAATGATAAATTGGATGGGTATATCTTTGTAACAACACGGAATATTATTCTTAATATGTTTAAGCATCAGCGTATAGAGCAAGAGTACCAGGCAAGTTTTGCGGAAAATGCGATACTTTGTGAAATAATAGAAGATGATCAGGCACTAAAGGATATCTATTATAAAGAGTTACTTATGATTCTCCGGCTTGCTTTAACAAAAATGCCTGAGCGTCGGAGGATGATATTTGAGGCCAGCAGATTTCAGGGACTAAGCAATAAAGATATTGCGGAAAAATTAGGTGTTTCTATCCGTACGGTAGAGCACCAAATTTATCTAGCATTAATAGACCTAAAGAAAATACTTCTTTTTTTAGTTTTTTTCTCTTCTCTCTTAAGTAGTATAATGATTTTAGTTGTCTTTAAAGTATAA
- a CDS encoding electron transfer flavoprotein subunit beta/FixA family protein → MSLKIVVLAKQVPDTRNVGKDAMKADGTINRAALPAIFNPEDLNALEQALRLKDAHPGSTVTILTMGPGRAADIIREGLFRGADNGYLLTDRAFAGADTLATSYALATAIRKIGDCDIIIGGRQAIDGDTAQVGPQVAEKLGLTQITYAEEILEVGEGKIKVKRHIDGGVETVEGPLPIVITVNGSAAPCRPRNAKLVQKYKHAKTVTEKQQGNLDYTDLYDKRDYLNLVEWSVADVNGDLAQCGLSGSPTKVKAIQNIVFQAKESKTISGSDRDVEDLIVELLANHTIG, encoded by the coding sequence ATGAGTTTGAAAATTGTTGTATTGGCAAAACAAGTTCCCGACACACGTAATGTTGGGAAAGATGCCATGAAAGCCGACGGAACGATTAACCGTGCGGCACTCCCCGCCATCTTCAACCCCGAAGACCTGAATGCTCTCGAGCAAGCGCTTCGATTGAAAGATGCTCATCCAGGCTCTACCGTAACCATCCTGACAATGGGTCCGGGACGGGCAGCCGATATTATTCGTGAAGGACTTTTCCGTGGTGCAGATAACGGTTACTTACTGACTGACCGTGCCTTCGCCGGTGCAGATACATTGGCGACATCTTACGCACTAGCCACTGCCATCCGCAAAATCGGTGACTGCGATATCATTATCGGTGGTCGCCAGGCTATCGACGGTGACACAGCGCAGGTAGGTCCGCAGGTAGCAGAAAAGCTGGGATTGACACAAATCACATACGCAGAAGAGATTCTGGAGGTAGGTGAAGGCAAGATTAAAGTGAAACGCCATATTGACGGTGGCGTGGAAACCGTAGAAGGCCCGTTACCTATCGTGATTACTGTAAATGGTTCTGCCGCTCCTTGCCGTCCGCGCAATGCGAAACTAGTCCAGAAATACAAACACGCCAAAACAGTTACCGAAAAACAACAAGGTAACCTTGATTATACCGACTTGTATGACAAGCGTGATTATCTGAATCTGGTAGAATGGAGTGTAGCCGATGTAAACGGTGACCTTGCACAATGTGGTCTGTCCGGTTCACCGACAAAAGTAAAGGCCATCCAGAACATCGTGTTCCAGGCTAAAGAGAGCAAAACCATTAGCGGCAGTGACCGTGACGTAGAAGACCTGATTGTTGAACTATTAGCTAACCACACCATCGGATAA
- a CDS encoding electron transfer flavoprotein subunit alpha/FixB family protein: protein MNNLFVYCEIEEGNVADVSLELLTKGRSLANQLNCQLEAVVAGTGLKEIEKQILPYGVDKLHVFDGEGLYPYTSLPHTSILVNLFKEEKPQICLMGATVIGRDLGPRVSSALTSGLTADCTSLEIGDHEDKKEGKTYKNLLYQIRPAFGGNIVATIVNPEHRPQMATVREGVMKKEILSPTYQGEVIRHDVKKYVADTDYVVKVIERHVEKAKNNLKGSPIIVAGGYGVGSKENFDLLFDLAKELHAEVGASRAAVDAGFADHDRQIGQTGVTVRPKLYIACGISGQIQHIAGMQESGIIISINNDPDAPINTIADYVINGTIEEVVPKMIKYYKQNSK, encoded by the coding sequence ATGAATAACTTATTTGTATATTGCGAAATAGAAGAAGGTAACGTTGCAGACGTCAGCCTCGAACTTCTGACCAAAGGTCGTTCGTTAGCCAACCAATTGAACTGCCAGCTCGAAGCTGTGGTTGCAGGAACAGGCCTCAAAGAGATTGAAAAACAAATCCTTCCTTACGGAGTAGACAAACTCCACGTTTTCGACGGTGAAGGGCTTTACCCTTATACTTCACTTCCCCATACTTCTATCCTGGTAAATCTTTTCAAAGAAGAAAAACCGCAAATCTGCCTGATGGGTGCTACCGTTATCGGTCGTGATCTCGGCCCGCGCGTTTCTTCCGCTTTGACCAGTGGACTGACTGCTGACTGTACTTCACTTGAAATCGGTGACCACGAAGACAAAAAAGAAGGTAAGACTTACAAGAATCTGCTGTATCAGATCCGTCCGGCATTCGGTGGTAACATCGTTGCTACGATTGTGAATCCGGAACACCGCCCACAGATGGCAACCGTTCGCGAAGGTGTAATGAAGAAAGAAATCCTCTCTCCGACTTATCAGGGAGAAGTAATCCGTCACGACGTAAAGAAGTATGTAGCCGATACGGACTATGTAGTGAAAGTTATCGAACGCCACGTAGAAAAGGCTAAAAACAACTTGAAAGGTTCTCCTATTATCGTAGCCGGTGGATATGGTGTAGGTTCGAAAGAAAACTTCGACCTCCTGTTCGACCTCGCTAAAGAACTTCATGCAGAAGTAGGCGCCAGCCGTGCCGCTGTTGACGCAGGTTTTGCAGACCATGACCGCCAAATCGGCCAGACTGGTGTCACAGTCCGTCCGAAACTCTACATCGCCTGCGGTATATCCGGACAGATTCAGCATATCGCCGGTATGCAGGAAAGTGGTATCATCATCTCCATCAATAACGACCCGGACGCTCCGATCAATACAATTGCCGACTATGTAATCAATGGAACTATCGAAGAAGTTGTGCCGAAGATGATTAAGTATTATAAACAAAATAGCAAGTAA
- a CDS encoding acyl-CoA dehydrogenase family protein, with protein MANYYTDIPELKFHLNNPMMKRICELKERNYRDKDEFDYAPLDFEDAVDSYDKVLEITGEITGEIIAANAEGVDEEGPHCANGRVEYASGTKQNLDAMVKAGLNGMTMPRKFGGLNFPITPYTMCAEIVAAADAGFGNIWSLQDCIETLYEFGNADQHSRFIPRVCQGETMSMDLTEPDAGSDLQSVMLKATYSEKDGCWLLNGVKRFITNGDADIHLVLARSEEGTRDGRGLSMFIYDKRQGGVNVRRIENKLGIHGSPTCELVYKNAKAELCGDRKLGLIKYVMALMNGARLGIAAQSVGLSQAAYNEGLAYAKDRKQFGKAIIEFPAVYDMLAIMKGKLDAGRALLYQTARYVDIYKALDDIARERKLTPEERQEQKKYAKLADSFTPLAKGMNSEYANQNAYDCIQIHGGSGFMMEYACQRIYRDARITSIYEGTTQLQTVAAIRYVTNGSYIATIREFETIPCSPEMEPLMSRLKKMANKFEASTNAVKEAQDQELLDFTARRLMEMAADIIMCHLLIQDASKNPELFAKSAHVYLNYAEAEVEKHAGFIENFDKEDLAFYKK; from the coding sequence ATGGCTAATTATTATACAGACATACCGGAACTCAAGTTTCACTTGAACAATCCGATGATGAAACGTATTTGCGAACTCAAAGAACGCAATTACAGAGATAAAGATGAATTCGACTATGCTCCGCTGGATTTTGAAGATGCTGTAGACTCATACGATAAAGTATTGGAGATTACCGGAGAAATCACTGGGGAAATCATAGCTGCTAATGCAGAAGGTGTAGATGAAGAAGGTCCTCACTGCGCCAATGGCCGTGTAGAATACGCTTCCGGAACCAAACAGAATTTGGACGCTATGGTAAAAGCCGGGCTGAATGGCATGACCATGCCACGCAAATTCGGTGGTTTGAATTTCCCGATCACTCCGTACACCATGTGTGCAGAAATCGTAGCCGCTGCCGATGCAGGTTTCGGAAATATCTGGTCTTTGCAGGACTGTATCGAAACACTGTACGAATTCGGTAATGCCGACCAGCACAGCCGTTTCATCCCTCGTGTATGTCAAGGTGAAACCATGTCTATGGACTTGACAGAACCGGACGCAGGTTCCGACCTTCAATCAGTTATGCTGAAAGCTACTTACAGTGAAAAAGACGGCTGCTGGTTGCTGAACGGTGTGAAACGTTTCATTACAAACGGAGACGCTGATATCCACCTTGTACTGGCACGCTCGGAAGAAGGAACAAGAGACGGTCGTGGTTTGTCTATGTTCATTTATGACAAACGTCAAGGCGGGGTAAACGTACGCCGTATCGAAAACAAACTCGGTATTCACGGTTCTCCTACTTGCGAATTAGTATACAAGAATGCAAAAGCCGAACTTTGCGGTGACCGTAAACTCGGTTTGATTAAATACGTGATGGCTTTGATGAACGGTGCCCGTCTGGGTATTGCCGCACAATCTGTAGGATTGAGCCAGGCTGCTTACAATGAAGGATTGGCTTATGCTAAAGACCGTAAGCAATTCGGCAAAGCAATCATCGAATTCCCGGCAGTATACGATATGCTGGCTATCATGAAAGGTAAATTGGATGCCGGACGTGCTTTGCTGTACCAGACAGCCCGCTACGTAGACATCTACAAAGCATTGGATGATATCGCCCGCGAACGTAAGCTGACTCCGGAAGAACGTCAGGAACAGAAAAAATACGCTAAATTGGCCGACAGCTTTACTCCGCTAGCCAAAGGTATGAACTCCGAATACGCCAACCAGAACGCATACGACTGTATCCAGATTCATGGTGGTTCAGGATTCATGATGGAATATGCTTGTCAACGTATCTACCGCGACGCACGTATCACCAGTATCTACGAAGGAACTACCCAATTGCAGACTGTAGCCGCCATCCGTTATGTCACCAATGGCTCTTATATCGCCACTATCCGCGAGTTTGAGACCATTCCCTGTTCACCGGAAATGGAACCGTTAATGTCCCGTCTGAAGAAGATGGCTAACAAATTTGAAGCAAGCACCAACGCTGTAAAAGAAGCGCAAGACCAGGAATTACTTGATTTCACTGCTCGCAGACTGATGGAAATGGCTGCCGATATTATCATGTGCCACCTGTTAATTCAAGACGCTAGCAAGAATCCCGAACTGTTTGCTAAATCTGCACACGTATATCTGAATTATGCGGAAGCAGAAGTAGAAAAACACGCCGGATTCATCGAAAATTTCGACAAAGAAGATTTGGCTTTCTACAAGAAGTAA
- a CDS encoding chaperone modulator CbpM yields MQTELIIVSEYCHKCHIEPSFIDMLEEGGLINVHTEGGEHYLFLSELPSVERYSRMYYDLAINMEGIDAIHHLLERMEAMRREMNSLRNQLLLYREREIEDADW; encoded by the coding sequence ATGCAGACTGAATTAATTATTGTCAGTGAATACTGTCACAAATGTCATATTGAGCCTTCATTCATAGATATGTTGGAAGAAGGTGGTTTGATAAATGTACATACCGAAGGAGGTGAGCATTATTTGTTTTTGTCAGAACTTCCGAGTGTTGAACGTTATAGCAGAATGTATTATGATCTTGCCATTAACATGGAAGGTATCGATGCAATTCATCATTTGCTGGAAAGAATGGAGGCTATGAGACGTGAAATGAATTCACTCCGTAATCAGCTTTTATTGTATCGGGAACGGGAAATAGAAGATGCGGATTGGTGA
- a CDS encoding DnaJ C-terminal domain-containing protein, whose translation MAYIDYYKVLGVDKSASQDDIKKAFRKLARKYHPDLNPNDPSAKDKFQEINEANEVLSDPEKRKKYDEYGEHWKHADEFEAQKRAQQQAGGFGGAGGFGGFGGGQGFSDGNGTYWYSSDGEGFSGGNASGFSDFFESMFGGHRGGRGQGAAGFRGQDFNAELHLSLRDAAQTHKQILTVNGKQVRITIPAGVANGQVIKLKGYGAEGVNGGPAGDLYITFVIAEDPVFKRLGDDLYVDVEVDLYSAVLGGEKVVDTLDGKVKLKIKPETQNGTKVRLKGKGFPVYKKEGQFGDLIVTYSVKIPTNLTDRQKELFRELQSMN comes from the coding sequence ATGGCCTATATAGATTATTATAAAGTTCTTGGGGTAGACAAGAGTGCTTCTCAGGATGATATCAAAAAGGCTTTTCGTAAGTTGGCCAGGAAATATCATCCCGACTTGAATCCGAATGATCCGAGTGCAAAGGATAAGTTTCAGGAGATCAATGAAGCAAATGAAGTGCTGAGTGATCCGGAGAAACGTAAAAAGTATGATGAGTACGGAGAGCATTGGAAGCATGCCGATGAGTTCGAAGCACAGAAGCGGGCACAGCAACAGGCCGGAGGCTTTGGCGGTGCAGGCGGGTTCGGCGGATTCGGTGGCGGACAGGGTTTCTCTGACGGCAACGGGACGTATTGGTACAGTTCCGATGGAGAAGGATTTTCCGGTGGTAACGCCAGTGGATTTTCCGATTTCTTCGAATCGATGTTCGGTGGACATCGGGGTGGAAGAGGACAGGGTGCTGCAGGATTTCGTGGGCAGGACTTTAATGCAGAGCTGCATTTGTCTCTTCGTGATGCTGCTCAAACGCATAAGCAGATATTGACCGTCAATGGTAAACAGGTACGTATCACTATTCCAGCCGGTGTGGCTAACGGGCAAGTCATTAAACTGAAAGGCTATGGTGCCGAAGGTGTCAATGGTGGACCGGCCGGTGATCTGTATATTACTTTTGTCATAGCAGAAGACCCGGTGTTCAAACGTCTGGGTGATGATCTGTACGTAGATGTGGAGGTAGACCTTTACTCTGCCGTATTGGGAGGCGAAAAAGTGGTTGATACGCTGGATGGTAAAGTGAAACTGAAGATAAAGCCGGAAACACAGAACGGAACGAAAGTCCGTCTGAAAGGCAAAGGATTCCCAGTATATAAAAAGGAAGGACAATTTGGTGACTTGATTGTGACCTATTCTGTCAAGATTCCAACAAACTTGACGGACAGACAGAAAGAGTTGTTCCGTGAGTTACAGAGTATGAACTAA
- a CDS encoding phosphoethanolamine transferase — protein MKLFKNIKNWLENQEHLFYLFLFILIVPNIVLCFTEPLPFMAKVANVLLPFGCYYLLMTLSRNCGKMLWILFLFLFFGAFQIVLLYLFGQSIIAVDMFLNLVTTNSSEALELLDNLTPAIIAVIILYVPALILGTISIIRKRKLTVEFIRRERKRAFLVFGISLLSLVGAYVQDSGYELKSDLYPLNVCYNVGLAFQRTALTQDYHRTSKDFTFHARATHPEGRREVYVMVIGETSRALNWQLYGYERETNPLLSRQTGLIAFPKVLTESNTTHKSVPMLMSDATACNYDSIYHQKGIITAFKEAGFRTAFFSNQRYNHSFIDFFGMEADTYDFIKEDSAGSTYNPSDDELLKLVEEELAKGATKQFIVLHTYGSHFNYRERYPSEDAFFTPDYPVDAEKKYRDNLINAYDNSIRYTDRFLSRLIRILENQQADAAMLYTSDHGEDIFDDSRHLFLHASPVPSYYQLHVPFLIWMSDDYRETYPERWNTAIENKDKNVSSSSSFFPTMLSLGGIETPYRDDSQAVTAPDYVMKPRVYLNDHNEPRSLDDLGMKKQDFRMLEERNIKY, from the coding sequence ATGAAGCTTTTTAAGAATATAAAGAATTGGTTGGAGAATCAGGAACATCTGTTTTATCTGTTTCTGTTTATCTTGATAGTACCTAATATAGTACTCTGTTTTACAGAACCTTTACCATTTATGGCAAAAGTCGCCAATGTGTTGTTACCTTTCGGTTGCTATTACCTGTTGATGACTTTGTCGAGGAATTGTGGCAAGATGCTTTGGATCTTATTCCTGTTCCTGTTCTTCGGAGCCTTTCAGATCGTGTTACTTTATTTATTCGGCCAGTCCATTATCGCTGTCGATATGTTTCTGAATCTGGTCACCACCAATTCGAGTGAGGCATTGGAACTGCTCGATAATCTTACGCCTGCCATTATTGCTGTAATCATACTCTATGTACCTGCCCTGATATTAGGGACGATTTCAATTATACGTAAACGGAAACTCACGGTAGAGTTCATTCGCAGGGAACGGAAGAGAGCCTTCCTGGTCTTTGGAATCTCCCTTCTTAGTCTTGTCGGAGCCTATGTGCAGGATTCGGGATATGAGTTGAAATCTGATTTATACCCGCTAAACGTATGCTACAACGTAGGTCTTGCCTTTCAAAGAACAGCTCTGACACAGGATTACCACCGTACATCCAAAGACTTTACTTTCCATGCCCGGGCTACTCATCCGGAGGGAAGACGGGAAGTATATGTAATGGTCATAGGAGAAACCTCCCGTGCCCTAAACTGGCAACTGTATGGTTACGAACGTGAAACGAACCCGCTCTTATCCCGGCAAACGGGTCTGATTGCTTTCCCGAAAGTGTTGACAGAGTCGAATACGACACATAAAAGTGTCCCCATGCTGATGTCGGACGCTACCGCCTGCAACTACGACTCTATCTACCATCAAAAAGGAATCATCACCGCTTTCAAAGAGGCAGGATTCCGGACGGCTTTTTTCTCCAACCAACGTTACAACCATTCGTTTATCGACTTCTTCGGAATGGAAGCCGATACGTATGATTTTATAAAAGAAGATTCGGCCGGTTCTACCTATAATCCTTCTGACGATGAACTTCTGAAATTGGTGGAGGAGGAACTAGCGAAAGGTGCAACGAAACAATTCATCGTACTTCACACCTACGGTTCCCACTTTAACTATCGCGAACGTTACCCGTCGGAAGATGCTTTCTTTACACCCGATTATCCGGTTGATGCGGAAAAGAAATACCGGGATAATCTGATAAATGCCTACGATAACTCTATCCGTTATACGGACCGCTTTTTGTCACGGCTTATCCGTATATTGGAAAATCAGCAGGCAGATGCCGCCATGCTCTATACTTCGGATCATGGAGAGGATATTTTCGACGATTCCCGTCATCTGTTCCTCCACGCTTCTCCTGTACCTTCTTATTATCAGCTTCATGTGCCATTCCTGATTTGGATGTCCGATGACTACCGCGAAACGTATCCCGAACGCTGGAATACCGCTATTGAAAATAAGGATAAGAATGTTTCTTCCAGCAGCTCTTTCTTCCCTACAATGCTGTCCTTAGGCGGAATAGAAACTCCTTACCGGGATGATTCGCAGGCTGTGACGGCTCCGGACTACGTAATGAAACCAAGGGTTTATCTGAATGATCACAATGAACCCCGTTCATTGGATGATTTGGGCATGAAGAAGCAAGACTTCCGAATGCTGGAGGAGAGGAATATAAAGTATTAA
- a CDS encoding BamA/TamA family outer membrane protein: MIMDTRQNRLIIFAILLLTQTPLGAQLHSTIIELPEDSIPVTIEDSVPAKRSFFKKFLDYFNDANKEKKNKKFDFSVIGGPHYSSDTKFGLGLVAAGLYRTDRIDSLLPPSNVSLYGDVSTVGFYLLGVRGNHLFPQDKYRLNYNLYFYSFPSLYWGQGYDNGANSDNESDYKRFQAQVKVDFMFRLAKNFYIGPMVVFDYIDGWNFEKPELWEGMAARTTNTSLGLSLLYDSRDFLTNAYHGYYLRIDQRFSPSFLGNKYAFSSTELTTSYYQPVWKGGVLAGQFHTLLTYGDTPWGLMATLGSSYSMRGYYEGRYRDKCAIDAQIELRQHVWKRNGVAVWAGAGTIFPRLSEFTPKHILPNYGFGYRWEFKKRVNVRLDLGFGKHQTGFIFNINEAF, translated from the coding sequence ATGATTATGGATACTAGACAGAACAGGCTAATCATATTCGCGATTTTGTTATTGACACAAACCCCATTGGGCGCGCAACTGCATTCTACAATAATTGAACTGCCGGAGGATTCTATACCTGTAACTATTGAAGATTCTGTTCCGGCGAAGCGCAGCTTCTTTAAGAAGTTTCTTGATTATTTCAATGATGCCAATAAGGAAAAAAAGAATAAAAAGTTTGATTTCAGTGTGATAGGCGGCCCTCACTATTCCAGTGATACCAAGTTCGGACTCGGACTGGTGGCAGCCGGATTATATCGCACCGATCGGATTGATTCGCTTCTTCCTCCTTCCAATGTCTCTCTTTACGGAGATGTGTCGACGGTTGGCTTCTATCTGTTGGGAGTTCGTGGAAACCATTTGTTCCCGCAAGATAAATACCGGTTGAATTACAATTTGTATTTCTATTCTTTCCCCAGCCTGTATTGGGGACAGGGATATGACAATGGAGCGAACTCTGATAACGAAAGTGATTATAAACGTTTTCAGGCACAGGTGAAAGTCGATTTTATGTTCCGGCTGGCAAAGAACTTCTACATCGGACCGATGGTCGTATTCGATTATATCGACGGATGGAACTTTGAGAAACCGGAACTATGGGAAGGAATGGCTGCGCGAACTACCAATACCAGCCTAGGACTTTCCCTCCTTTATGATTCTCGTGACTTCCTGACCAATGCATATCATGGCTATTACTTGCGGATAGACCAAAGGTTCAGTCCGTCTTTTCTCGGTAATAAATATGCGTTTAGCAGCACAGAACTCACTACCAGCTATTATCAACCGGTATGGAAGGGCGGAGTACTGGCAGGGCAATTCCACACATTGCTTACTTATGGAGATACTCCCTGGGGCTTGATGGCAACGCTGGGAAGCTCTTACTCCATGCGCGGATATTATGAAGGACGCTATCGGGACAAGTGTGCTATAGATGCACAGATAGAACTCCGTCAACACGTATGGAAGCGGAATGGAGTGGCTGTATGGGCAGGAGCGGGAACGATTTTTCCACGACTCTCCGAGTTCACCCCGAAACACATTCTGCCTAACTATGGTTTCGGTTATCGTTGGGAGTTTAAGAAGAGAGTAAATGTACGTTTGGATTTAGGGTTTGGCAAACACCAGACCGGATTTATTTTTAACATCAATGAAGCTTTTTAA
- a CDS encoding winged helix-turn-helix domain-containing protein, whose translation MNKNEIGVNAGKVWQLLSNNEKWSYGLLKRKSGLKDKELGAALGWLSRESKIEFDQCDEELYVYLCVNVYIG comes from the coding sequence ATGAACAAAAATGAAATCGGCGTGAATGCCGGTAAGGTTTGGCAACTGCTTAGCAATAATGAGAAGTGGAGCTATGGACTTTTGAAGAGAAAATCCGGGCTGAAAGATAAAGAGCTGGGTGCCGCTTTGGGGTGGTTGTCAAGAGAGAGCAAAATAGAGTTCGATCAGTGCGATGAAGAACTTTATGTATATCTCTGTGTGAATGTTTATATTGGCTAA